Proteins encoded in a region of the Sulfurimonas marina genome:
- a CDS encoding 3'-5' exonuclease, translated as MFTSLVRSFKKYRDFKRLKDKDFAFLFCESNDDEVVVIDTETTGLDPKKDEILSIGAVKVKNNKILTSQTFEVYLKNSKEIDAKSIEIHGIRPCDLVNAKESDEAIKEFLKFIGSSKLVGYYLEFDVAMINRYTRPLLGIELPNEMVEISELYFDKTITLIPQGNIDLRFDTIMQNYDLPSMGAHNAVNDAIMTAMIYLKLTN; from the coding sequence ATGTTTACCTCTTTAGTGCGATCTTTTAAAAAATATAGAGACTTTAAACGCTTAAAAGATAAAGATTTTGCATTTTTATTTTGTGAAAGTAACGACGATGAAGTTGTTGTTATCGACACTGAAACTACAGGGCTTGATCCAAAAAAAGATGAGATACTTTCAATAGGCGCGGTAAAAGTAAAAAACAATAAAATATTAACATCGCAAACATTTGAAGTTTACTTGAAAAATTCTAAGGAGATAGATGCAAAAAGTATAGAAATTCATGGTATTCGTCCCTGTGATTTAGTCAACGCTAAAGAGAGCGATGAAGCCATAAAAGAGTTTTTAAAATTTATAGGAAGTTCAAAATTAGTTGGGTATTATTTAGAGTTTGATGTCGCTATGATAAACAGATACACAAGACCGCTTTTAGGTATAGAACTACCAAACGAGATGGTTGAGATTTCTGAATTATATTTTGATAAAACAATTACTTTAATACCTCAAGGAAATATTGATTTACGCTTCGATACAATCATGCAAAACTATGATTTACCAAGTATGGGAGCCCATAATGCAGTTAATGACGCGATCATGACTGCAATGATTTATTTAAAATTAACAAACTAA
- the acs gene encoding acetate--CoA ligase → MSEIQTKPVFKPNKEFAKTARIKNMCEYQALQDEAMENYEGFWGRYAEEKLDWMEPFNEVLDESNFPFVKWFNGGKLNVASQCIDRHLESRKNKAAIIFEGDRGDKQIITYLELYYQVNKFANLLKEDFGVKKGDRVVIYMPMIPEAAFAMLACARLGAIHSIVFGGFSAEALRDRIEDAEAKVVITADGAFRKTKPYMLKPVVDAALEGCEVVEKVLVVERNNEDVEWVAGRDYSYNELIKDKSAVCEAEPMDAEDPLFLLYTSGSTGKPKGVQHNSAGYILWAQMTMEWVFDVKENDTYWCTADIGWITGHTYIVYGPLAMGATTVMFEGVITYPDAGRPWKMVEEYKINQFYTAPTAIRVLHKTGEDEPKKYDISSLKVLGTVGEPIDPPAWKWYYEEVGQSKCAIVDTYWQTETGGHIVSPLPGATPIKPACATLPLPGIMGEILDPETGKKVGVNEKGYMCVTRPWPSMIRGVWGDPERFIKSYFGDVKKDDKAVYFTGDGAIYDEDGYITITGRTDDVINVSGHRMGTAEVEAAIKKHWNVAEVAVVGKPHEIKGEGIFAYVVLKSDNGVADEIEEMKIINSHIKQEIGNIAVCDDIVFAPGLPKTRSGKIMRRILRSIAKGEEITQDISTLEDPSVVEKIETMVKSK, encoded by the coding sequence ATGTCAGAGATTCAAACTAAACCGGTTTTTAAACCAAACAAAGAGTTCGCTAAAACGGCAAGAATAAAAAACATGTGTGAGTACCAAGCACTTCAAGATGAGGCTATGGAAAACTATGAAGGTTTTTGGGGACGTTATGCAGAAGAGAAACTGGATTGGATGGAACCTTTTAATGAGGTACTAGATGAATCAAACTTCCCATTTGTAAAATGGTTCAATGGTGGTAAACTGAACGTTGCTAGCCAATGTATTGACCGCCATTTAGAGTCTCGTAAAAATAAAGCTGCTATCATTTTTGAGGGTGATAGAGGTGACAAACAAATCATCACTTATCTTGAACTTTACTATCAAGTAAATAAATTTGCAAATCTTTTAAAAGAAGACTTTGGCGTTAAAAAAGGTGACCGTGTTGTTATCTACATGCCGATGATTCCAGAAGCTGCATTTGCTATGCTGGCTTGTGCTAGACTTGGTGCAATCCACTCGATCGTATTTGGTGGTTTCTCTGCAGAGGCTCTACGTGATAGAATCGAAGATGCTGAAGCAAAAGTTGTAATTACAGCTGACGGTGCGTTTAGAAAAACTAAGCCGTATATGCTAAAACCTGTTGTTGATGCTGCTCTTGAAGGGTGTGAGGTAGTTGAGAAAGTTCTAGTTGTTGAAAGAAACAACGAAGATGTTGAATGGGTTGCTGGACGTGACTACTCTTATAATGAACTTATCAAAGACAAGTCTGCTGTATGTGAAGCTGAGCCTATGGATGCTGAAGACCCATTATTTTTACTTTATACATCAGGTTCAACTGGTAAACCAAAAGGTGTACAACATAACTCTGCTGGATACATTCTTTGGGCACAAATGACTATGGAATGGGTATTTGACGTAAAAGAGAACGATACTTACTGGTGTACAGCAGATATCGGTTGGATTACAGGTCATACTTACATTGTTTACGGTCCACTTGCAATGGGTGCGACAACTGTAATGTTTGAGGGGGTTATTACATACCCTGATGCTGGTCGTCCATGGAAAATGGTTGAAGAGTATAAAATTAACCAATTCTATACAGCTCCTACAGCTATCCGTGTATTACACAAAACTGGTGAAGATGAGCCTAAAAAATATGACATCTCATCTCTTAAAGTTCTTGGAACAGTTGGTGAGCCAATCGATCCACCGGCATGGAAATGGTACTATGAAGAAGTTGGTCAATCTAAGTGTGCTATCGTGGATACTTACTGGCAAACTGAAACAGGTGGTCACATCGTTTCTCCATTACCGGGTGCTACTCCTATTAAACCGGCTTGTGCTACATTACCACTACCGGGTATTATGGGTGAGATCTTAGATCCTGAAACTGGTAAAAAAGTTGGTGTAAATGAAAAAGGTTATATGTGTGTAACTCGTCCTTGGCCATCAATGATCCGTGGTGTATGGGGTGACCCTGAAAGATTTATCAAATCTTACTTCGGTGACGTTAAAAAAGACGACAAAGCTGTTTACTTTACTGGTGACGGTGCTATCTACGATGAAGACGGTTATATTACGATCACTGGTCGTACGGATGACGTTATCAACGTAAGTGGTCACAGAATGGGTACTGCAGAAGTTGAAGCTGCGATCAAAAAACACTGGAATGTTGCAGAGGTTGCTGTTGTTGGTAAACCACACGAGATTAAGGGTGAGGGTATCTTCGCTTATGTTGTATTAAAATCTGATAACGGTGTAGCTGATGAAATTGAAGAGATGAAAATCATCAACTCTCACATTAAACAAGAGATTGGTAACATCGCAGTATGTGACGATATCGTATTTGCTCCGGGACTTCCAAAAACTCGTTCTGGAAAAATTATGCGTCGTATCCTTCGCTCAATTGCTAAAGGTGAAGAGATCACTCAAGATATCTCAACACTTGAAGATCCTTCAGTAGTTGAAAAAATCGAAACTATGGTTAAGTCTAAATAA